The Pongo pygmaeus isolate AG05252 chromosome 20, NHGRI_mPonPyg2-v2.0_pri, whole genome shotgun sequence sequence CTGGCCAGCTTCAGCAACATAAGGTCATGCTCATCCGTTCGCCTTGGCAGGATGGGGCCTGAGCCCTGGTGGTACTTGGGATGGACAAAAGAGCGAGTGGTCCGGCGGAGCTGCTCGCCCTGAAGAAGCAGCAGGTGGTCATCCCCTACTCGAGCCCACAGTGGCCTGGGGGAAGGAAGAGGCATGTGAAGGCAAACCCTTCATAGGGACTGGGAAAGGGGGCGGGCAGTGGCGTGAGGGCAGATACCAGGGCCGGGAGATAGGAGGGGTCTGAGGGAAGAGGGCCTTGGGGGAGAAGGGGACCTCAGTGGACATGGGGAGGAGGAATCAGTTGTTTGAGCTCTGAGGATCTGCAGGAATTGAggagggctgggggcctggacacCTAGGTAAgcctttcacattttcttttttgttgaaacagagtttcgttcttgtcacccaggctagaatgcaatggcgcaatctcagctcactgcaacccccacctcccaggttcaagcaattctcctgcctcagcctcctgagtagctgggattacaggcacctgccaccacacccagcctttttaaattttttttttttttatttttagttgagaaaggttttcaccatgttggccaggctggtcttgaactcctgacctcaggtgatccacccgcctcgggctcccaaagtgctgggattacaggcgtgagccaccgagcccggccctaCTCCACATTTTCTCTGTGGTAATACCCAGCCCTTCCTCCTTCATTGGGGACTCACGAAGTGAACCTTTTCCTTTAGTTCTAAGTTCCTGACCACACCGGACCCTGGCTTCTATCCGTTGCAGGCAACCACCTCCTCCTAGAGCTCAAGGAGAATCAGCGGGACAGGGGTGACAGGCCCAGAAATGAGGAGAAGGACCACACCGCCCCCTGGCGGCCACAGCGCAAGCCCGGTCTCTCCTCCTGCTGGAAGGACACCAGGGACCGCACCTCCAGCTGTGGGAGTTCCGAGAGCCCCCGCCTTGCCCGCTCCTCCCTGGAGGCCGCCTCCACAGCCCCCCGTGGCGTCCTCGGGGATGGATCTCCTCCTACTTGTTTCCGCAGTGCGCGGCCGTCAGCACCCAACTCTGGTCCACCAGGACACCCGCGCAGTGGAACGAGAGGCCGTTGAAGAGCGAGACCTGCCAGGGCTGCGAGCCGCGCGCGCACGGGGCGCCATAGGCTTCGGGGTCCAAGCGCGTGTCGTTTTGGGGGAGCAGCACCGCCTCTGCGGCTGGAGAAAGAAAGGGGACGGGATCAGAGCACCAAGGGCAGGGGCTGGGTTTGGGGTCGGAGCTGGGCTTTGGGACTGGACTGCGTTCGGGGACGGGGGACGCAGCCAGAACGCGAGGGTGGTAGGGAAATATTGGGGGTTTCGCGTGCACCGAAGGGAATGGGAGGAGAAGAAGCGCGTGAAAGTGGAAGGAAGCTGGGATAGGGTAGCGTGGAGTAATGAGACAGAATAGGGTGGGTCTGGAGGGCAGGGACTGAACGCAGCGCGCCTGGAGAGCTGGCTAGAACGCCGCTGGTCCATAGAGGGGCGGGGATTGAACGCGGCGGGGAGGTAAAGGAGCGGGGATAGAACTCGGGGATGGGGGAGAAGAAGGGGTGGGAATAACAAAACGGGATTGAAAACCGGGAGAGGGGTGGGGCgcagtggtttacgcctgtaatcccagcactttaggaagccgaggcggTTGGAACGCTTGAgttcgggaattcaagaccagcctgggcaacacagcgagacccagtctctacaaaaacaaacaaacaaacaaacaacaacaacaaaatagtcaGTCGCGGAGGCATGCGCCGGTAgtcacagctacctgggaggctgaggtgggaggatcgcgtgagcccaggaggtggaggttgcaatgagccgagattgggccactgcactccagtctgggcgacagagtgagacgctgtctcaaaaaaaaaaaaataaaaataagccggatgtggtggtgcatgcctgtggtaccagctactccggaggctgagtatcgcttgagcccaggaggtcgaggctgcagtgagctctgattgggccactgtactccagccacgGAGACAGAGCacggccctgtctcaaaaaaaaaaaaaaaaaaaaaaaaaaaaaaaaaaaaagaaaagaaaagaaagaaagaaagaagaaaaaataagagagaaagtaaaagcgagaaagaaagagaaaaagaaagaaagaaagaaagaaaaagaaaagggaaagagaaaaaaagtgaggGGAGAGAGCAAAAAGCGGTAAGGCAAGACTCAGGATAAAACACGGTAGtgtggccgagcgtggtggctcacgcctgtaatcccagcactttgggaggccgaggcgggcgaatcacgagattaggagatcgagaccatcctggctaacacggtgaaaacccatctctactaaaaatacaaaaaattagcagggcgtggcggcgggcgcctgtagtcccacctactcgggaggctgaggcaggagaatggtgtaaacccgggaggcagagcttgcagtgagccgagatcgagtcactgcactccagcctgggcgacagagcgagactccgtctcaaaaaacaaacaaacaaaaaaacaaaaaaacccaaaaagcatGGTAGTGTAAAATGGGGCGGGGCCAGGATGGGGCGGCgtaagaggaggagaaagaacgCGGCGAAGAGTCCACGGAAGAGCGAGGATCCGGGTGGCAGAAATCGGACGGGGCCTGAGTGGGGCGGGACACCCAGGGGCCGAGCCAGAAGACGGGCCCCAGATGATTTGGGGGCGGACCCTGCTCCGGAGCTCTGGGTGGGTGCTGGGGTCTCTGGGGAGGAGAGGTGCGCGGGGCTTGGTGACAAGAACACATTCTCCTCCCGCCTGTGCCTCCCACCGGCGCCTCTCGCCGCCCTCtgccccccacctcaccccagaGTTGCGCCATCAGCAGCGGCAGCAGCTTCGCCAGAGCCCGGGCGCCAGAGGCGGCGGAGAGGTGGAGGTGCGGGGCTCTCATGGCCAGGATCTGCTGGGGTGTGTGCGGGGGCGGGTTAAAACAGATGCTCCGTTAGAGACCCCCACCTCGCCGTGCTCCTCCGCCTAGCCTGGGCCACCCCAGCCCGCAAGCGCCCTTTTGACCTGCCGCCGATAACCCCAGGGGCTGGCAGACGGGAGATTCGGGCTGGAACAGCGGTAATGGGTACAATTACCCTAATGACGCCCCTCGCGGCATCCTCCCGTCCTCCCTGTGCCCGAGGGGAGCGCTCTCCGCGCCCCAGCTACCCCGGCTGCAGCCACGCCGCGCCCGAGGTTTCCCCCTCCTTCACGCGCGGGGTGGGGATCCAAGGCTCCGAGCCAGTGGGAGCCTCTTTCTCAACCTCACAGCGGGGGGACTTCCGCGTCCCGCAGGTGGAGAAACCGAGGCTCTAAGCCGGCTCCTGTGGCCCGGGGGTCCCCAC is a genomic window containing:
- the KLK10 gene encoding kallikrein-10; this translates as MRAPHLHLSAASGARALAKLLPLLMAQLWAAEAVLLPQNDTRLDPEAYGAPCARGSQPWQVSLFNGLSFHCAGVLVDQSWVLTAAHCGNKPLWARVGDDHLLLLQGEQLRRTTRSFVHPKYHQGSGPILPRRTDEHDLMLLKLARPVVPGPRVRALQLPYHCAQPGDQCQVAGWGTTAARRVKYNKGLTCSNVTILSPKECEVFYPGVVTNNMICAGLDRGQDPCQSDSGGPLVCDETLQGILSWGVYPCGSAQHPAVYTQICKYMSWINKVIRSN